A part of Bubalus bubalis isolate 160015118507 breed Murrah chromosome 6, NDDB_SH_1, whole genome shotgun sequence genomic DNA contains:
- the NAXE gene encoding NAD(P)H-hydrate epimerase has product MSGLRALLGLGLLVAGSRLSRVRVQAGSCRAGATWWVPQRPISGGRGDSEVMASSAVKYLSQEEAQAVDQELFNEYQFSVDQLMELAGLSCATAIAKAYPPTSLSRSPPTVLVICGPGNNGGDGLVCARHLKLFGYQPTIYYPKRPNKPLFTALVTQCQKMDIPFLGEMPPEPMLIDELYELVVDAIFGFSFTGEVREPFRSILSVLNGLTVPIASIDIPSGWDVEKGSSGGIQPDLLISLTAPKKSATQFTGRYHYLGGRFVPPALEKKYQLNLPPYPDTECVYRLQ; this is encoded by the exons ATGTCCGGTTTGCGGGCGCTTCTGGGGCTCGGGCTGCTGGTTGCAGGCTCGCGCCTGTCACGCGTCAGAGTCCAGGCCGGCTCCTGTCGCGCAGGAGCCACTTGGTGGGTGCCGCAGCGACCGATCTCGGGTGGCCGCGGGGACTCAGAAGTCATGGCGAGTTCAGCAGTGAAGTACCTGAG CCAGGAGGAGGCCCAAGCCGTGGACCAGGAGCTGTTTAATGAGTACCAGTTCAGCGTGGACCAACTTATGGAGCTGGCCGGTCTGAGCTGTGCCACAGCCATTGCCAAG GCATATCCCCCCACGTCCTTGTCCAGGAGCCCCCCTACCGTCCTGGTCATCTGTGGCCCTGGGAATAACGGAGGAGATGGCCTGGTCTGTGCTCGACACCTCAAACTCTTT GGCTACCAGCCAACCATCTATTACCCTAAAAGGCCTAACAAGCCACTTTTCACTGCACTGGTGACCCAGTGCCAGAAAATGGACATCCCCTTCCTTGGTGAAATGCCCCCAGAG CCGATGCTGATTGATGAACTGTATGAGCTGGTGGTGGATGCCATCTTTGGCTTCAGCTTCACGGGTGAGGTTCGGGAGCCATTCCGCAGCATCCTGAGCGTCCTGAATGGACTCACTGTGCCCATTGCAAGCATCGACATTCCATCAG GATGGGACGTGGAGAAGGGAAGCTCTGGAGGGATCCAGCCAGACTTGCTCATCTCCCTGACAGCACCCAAAAAGTCTGCAACCCAGTTTACTGGTCGTTACCACTACCTGGGGGGTCGCTTCGTGCCACCTGCTCTGGAAAAGAAGTACCAGCTGAACCTGCCACCCTACCCTGACACCGAATGTGTCTATCGTCTGCAGTGA
- the GPATCH4 gene encoding G patch domain-containing protein 4 isoform X1: MLLCWDSQGESYVFRDDSDCFFSSESLKTVTFLTMSITPEVKSRGMKFAEEQLLKHGWTQGKGLGRKENGITQALRVTLKQDTYGVGHDPAKEFTNHWWNDLFNKTAANLVVETRQDGVQIRRLSKETTRQDHAKPNLLYQKFVKTATLTSSGEKPDKDWESCSDDDSQEPKPPNVLTDEMLLQACEGRTAHKAARLGITMKAKLARLEAQEQAFLARLKGQDPGVPQLQSESKPSKKKKKKRKQKEEEEATATERSAEEYSEHTDKSIRKSKKKKRRHQEERVTDQREGTATENEEETTRTGGLGELKNREHVDRSLRKKKRRGQHHEEEKAELAILDSEGGKVAVSGVETEEAERRVYTHPCGRSKKRRQHEEEDLNTEDEEVEEALIDSGTREAESRSCSDQKRGRSKKKRRQYQEEEVLDGPGVNTAQKAKKKKQKKRD; the protein is encoded by the exons GGATGACAGTGACTGCTTCTTCTCCAGTGAGAGCCTGAAGACAGTGACTTTTCTCACCATGAGTATCACCCCCGAGGTCAAGAGTCGGGGGATGAAGTTTGCTGAGGAGCAGTTGCTAAAGCATGGATGGACTCAAG GCAAAGGCCTGGGCCGGAAGGAGAATGGTATCACCCAGGCCCTCAGGGTGACGCTGAAGCAGGACACTTATGGG GTGGGACACGACCCTGCCAAGGAGTTCACAAATCACTGGTGGAATGATCTGTTCAACAAGACTGCAGCCAACTTGGTGGTGGAAACTCGACAG GACGGAGTACAGATAAGACGCCTATCTAAGGAGACCACCCGCCAGGATCACGCCAAGCCCAACTTGCTGTATCAGAAGTTTGTGAAG ACGGCCACACTGACTTCAAGTGGGGAGAAGCCAGACAAGGACTGGGAAAGCTGCAGTGATGACGACAGCCAGGAGCCCAAGCCTCCAAATGT TCTGACCGATGAGATGCTACTCCAGGCCTGCGAGGGACGAACAGCACACAA GGCTGCCCGTCTTGGGATCACAATGAAAGCTAAGCTTGCTCGCTTAGAGGCCCAGGAGCAGGCCTTCCTGGCTCGGCTCAAAGGCCAGGACCCTGGGGTCCCTCAACTGCAGTCTGAGAGCAAgccctccaaaaaaaagaaaaagaaaaggaagcagaaagaggaggaagaggctaCAGCAACTGAAAGGAGTGCAGAAGAGTACTCAGAACACACTGACAAGAGcatcagaaaaagcaagaagaagaaaagacgGCATCAAGAAGAAAGAGTCACAGATCAGAGAGAGGGCACAGCTACAGAAAATGAGGAAGAGACCACAAGAACAGGTGGGCTTGGGGAATTGAAAAACAGAGAGCACGTCGACCGGTCCctcaggaaaaagaagaggagggggCAGCACCATGAAGAGGAGAAGGCGGAGCTGGCGATCTTAGATAGTGAGGGAGGCAAGGTGGCTGTCAGTGGAGTCgagacagaggaagcagagaggagagtATACACTCACCCATGCGGCAGAAGCAAGAAGAGGCGGCAGCATGAGGAAGAAGACTTGAACACAGAGGATGAAGAAGTTGAAGAGGCTCTCATAGATAGTGGGAccagagaagcagaaagcagaTCGTGCAGTGATCAGAAAAGGGggagaagcaagaagaaaagacGGCAGTATCAGGAGGAGGAAGTCTTGGATGGACCTGGAGTCAACACTGCGCAGAaggcaaaaaagaagaaacagaagaagagaGACTGA
- the GPATCH4 gene encoding G patch domain-containing protein 4 isoform X2, with product MSITPEVKSRGMKFAEEQLLKHGWTQGKGLGRKENGITQALRVTLKQDTYGVGHDPAKEFTNHWWNDLFNKTAANLVVETRQDGVQIRRLSKETTRQDHAKPNLLYQKFVKTATLTSSGEKPDKDWESCSDDDSQEPKPPNVLTDEMLLQACEGRTAHKAARLGITMKAKLARLEAQEQAFLARLKGQDPGVPQLQSESKPSKKKKKKRKQKEEEEATATERSAEEYSEHTDKSIRKSKKKKRRHQEERVTDQREGTATENEEETTRTGGLGELKNREHVDRSLRKKKRRGQHHEEEKAELAILDSEGGKVAVSGVETEEAERRVYTHPCGRSKKRRQHEEEDLNTEDEEVEEALIDSGTREAESRSCSDQKRGRSKKKRRQYQEEEVLDGPGVNTAQKAKKKKQKKRD from the exons ATGAGTATCACCCCCGAGGTCAAGAGTCGGGGGATGAAGTTTGCTGAGGAGCAGTTGCTAAAGCATGGATGGACTCAAG GCAAAGGCCTGGGCCGGAAGGAGAATGGTATCACCCAGGCCCTCAGGGTGACGCTGAAGCAGGACACTTATGGG GTGGGACACGACCCTGCCAAGGAGTTCACAAATCACTGGTGGAATGATCTGTTCAACAAGACTGCAGCCAACTTGGTGGTGGAAACTCGACAG GACGGAGTACAGATAAGACGCCTATCTAAGGAGACCACCCGCCAGGATCACGCCAAGCCCAACTTGCTGTATCAGAAGTTTGTGAAG ACGGCCACACTGACTTCAAGTGGGGAGAAGCCAGACAAGGACTGGGAAAGCTGCAGTGATGACGACAGCCAGGAGCCCAAGCCTCCAAATGT TCTGACCGATGAGATGCTACTCCAGGCCTGCGAGGGACGAACAGCACACAA GGCTGCCCGTCTTGGGATCACAATGAAAGCTAAGCTTGCTCGCTTAGAGGCCCAGGAGCAGGCCTTCCTGGCTCGGCTCAAAGGCCAGGACCCTGGGGTCCCTCAACTGCAGTCTGAGAGCAAgccctccaaaaaaaagaaaaagaaaaggaagcagaaagaggaggaagaggctaCAGCAACTGAAAGGAGTGCAGAAGAGTACTCAGAACACACTGACAAGAGcatcagaaaaagcaagaagaagaaaagacgGCATCAAGAAGAAAGAGTCACAGATCAGAGAGAGGGCACAGCTACAGAAAATGAGGAAGAGACCACAAGAACAGGTGGGCTTGGGGAATTGAAAAACAGAGAGCACGTCGACCGGTCCctcaggaaaaagaagaggagggggCAGCACCATGAAGAGGAGAAGGCGGAGCTGGCGATCTTAGATAGTGAGGGAGGCAAGGTGGCTGTCAGTGGAGTCgagacagaggaagcagagaggagagtATACACTCACCCATGCGGCAGAAGCAAGAAGAGGCGGCAGCATGAGGAAGAAGACTTGAACACAGAGGATGAAGAAGTTGAAGAGGCTCTCATAGATAGTGGGAccagagaagcagaaagcagaTCGTGCAGTGATCAGAAAAGGGggagaagcaagaagaaaagacGGCAGTATCAGGAGGAGGAAGTCTTGGATGGACCTGGAGTCAACACTGCGCAGAaggcaaaaaagaagaaacagaagaagagaGACTGA